The stretch of DNA GGCGATGGCTTGGTGGTTTATGGCGTGGTCTTTTTTGTGCCAGAAATCAGAGAGCGTGTAGTCGATGTTTGGGACGTGTAGGCCGGTGAGTTGGAAGTAGAGGCCGTTGATGATTGGGTTTGAGTGGAAATAGAGGTCCTTGACGAGGTTGGTTAAGCCGCTGTGCTCGCTGCGCCAATACGCGGGGGAAGCCTCATGGTCAATGTAGACTACGCCGCCCCGGCGCAAATAACCGCAGAGGGTATGCAGCGCCGCGACATAGTCGGGCAGATGATGCAGCACACTGTAGAAGGAAACCAAATCAAAGCTCTCCGCCTCAAAACTAAGCTCCTCAATGGGCGAGTTAATCACGGTAAGCTTGCCGGGCAAATAGGAGGCGTATTTCTTTTCAAGGATACTGCACATTTCAGGGGAAATATCCGTCGCCGTCACAGAGTAGCCCAGCTTTAGGAGTTTACCCGTGAGGTTGCCGGTGCCGGCGCCCACATCAAGCGCCCGCTTCTGGTTTCCGCTGATTTGAGCGGTGACAGCTGCAAGTTTGCTGGTTATGCGTTTCTGCTCTTTGCGGCTGTAGACTTCGGGGTGTAGAAGTTGGTAGTACTGGGCTTCGTGCTTGTGCACTTCGATGTTTGCCTGATGGATTTGCTCTTTGAAGGTTTGGTTGACTTGCAAGTGGATACCTGCCCAGAGTTGGAGTGTGTGGTGTATGTTTGTTTTCCGAATTAATATATCGTTTCTATCTACGCGGGTTTACTTGAAAAGGGCGCTGCGGGGAAGTTTCATCGGGGTGTTTGCTGGTTTGGTACGTCTAACTTGACCACCGCATAATTTGCCGCTTTGCTGGATGTGTCCGCTTCTTAACTCAAAAAAAGAGATGTGTTTCACCGTTTTTTTGCATATTTTTTCCCAGAAAGATTTATTACCCAACAGCAAACAATTTTTTCTCCTCAAAGGGTCATCTCGTGCCAAGCAACAACAAAATAGACGAAATCGATGCAAGAATACTCCAGCGGCTCCTTCTCGAATCCCGAACTACTTTTACAGATATTGCGCATGAATGCGACATAACAGTTGGAGCCGTAAGAATGCGGTATAAGCGTCTATGGCGCGAAGGAATAATAAACGGGGAAGTAATGCTCGTAAACCCCCATTGCCTGGGCTACCGCCACATCATCGACCTCGGCATCTTCACGAAAGCCGCGGATGAACAAGAAGTCTTAGCGTACCTAGATACGAAACCCTACATATCCGACGTCATTAAACACATGGGCAAATACACATACTTCGGAAAAACAGCCCTAAAAGACCTAAATCAGCTTTCAAAAATCGTTGAGGACCTCGAAGAAAACAGCAAAATCATACGTGTGGAACCGCTGATTTGGGCAGAAGCAGTAAACGTAGAGTTTCCACATAACTTAATCATAAAACCCCTAAAACATAAAACGGAACCTGCAAGAAGCCAAAGACCAGCCTCAACCGACCTGGATAAGGCCTTCACAGATTTTGATGAAATCGACCTCAAAATCGCAACTGTACTATCCCGGCAGTCCAGGACTCCCTTTAGGCAGATAGCTAGCGACCTTGGCTTATCAACCAAGACAGTTATCCAAAGATACAATAGGCTTCGAAAGAACCTGCTTACTTTATCCTCAGCTACACTTGATTTAAGCAAACT from Candidatus Bathyarchaeota archaeon encodes:
- a CDS encoding class I SAM-dependent methyltransferase gives rise to the protein MQVNQTFKEQIHQANIEVHKHEAQYYQLLHPEVYSRKEQKRITSKLAAVTAQISGNQKRALDVGAGTGNLTGKLLKLGYSVTATDISPEMCSILEKKYASYLPGKLTVINSPIEELSFEAESFDLVSFYSVLHHLPDYVAALHTLCGYLRRGGVVYIDHEASPAYWRSEHSGLTNLVKDLYFHSNPIINGLYFQLTGLHVPNIDYTLSDFWHKKDHAINHQAIAEVFHSEGFSAYQRTDYYQTATWTPNPLFPMYRLLCQPEMSYWIAKK
- a CDS encoding Lrp/AsnC family transcriptional regulator; the encoded protein is MPSNNKIDEIDARILQRLLLESRTTFTDIAHECDITVGAVRMRYKRLWREGIINGEVMLVNPHCLGYRHIIDLGIFTKAADEQEVLAYLDTKPYISDVIKHMGKYTYFGKTALKDLNQLSKIVEDLEENSKIIRVEPLIWAEAVNVEFPHNLIIKPLKHKTEPARSQRPASTDLDKAFTDFDEIDLKIATVLSRQSRTPFRQIASDLGLSTKTVIQRYNRLRKNLLTLSSATLDLSKLGYEALINLYVTVNNRSKLNEIYSSLLKLPNVIVIIRLIGNYDLYIGLVVADFGELFATRAEIKKIPGMETVEAFVVPAPKSWPLNLFSSLLEGNVMRPKHWTVNSNIKQANPP